One Atribacteraceae bacterium genomic window, GCTGGCTGTGGCCCTTAGGGATAGACAGCGGGAAATCGCACAAGGAGAAACGAACCTTTCGTTCTGGCGGGAAAAGGGACAGCAACTCGAAACAGTACTCGCCGAAAAAGAAAAGCGACTTCTGCACTGGGAAAGGATGCGGGCCGGCAGGGAAAGACTGCAAGCGGAAACAGCACATCTCAGGCAGGATTATAATCGTTCTGTTGCCACAATACATTCCATACAGGTTGGAATGTTTTCGTCGGAGAAGGAATTGTCGGAACTGGCCAACCGACTTTCCGAAACCCGTTCGTCACTTGAACAGTGTCAGGCAACCCTTCGGTGTGTCCAGGATGAATACCGGAAGCTTGGTTTGGAACGAAACAGTTTGCGACGGCAGTGTGAGGAAGAAAAGAGCAAGAAGGAAAGCAACTTAAAAAGAAGAGATAAGTTTTATTTTTTAAAAGAAAAAATGCACTATGAAACACAGGAGTTTGAAAGAAGACAAGAGGAACTTGGTCACTTTTCCAGTCCTCCGCAAATAGAGCCTTCTTACCGGGACCAAGCGGTTCTGGAAAAGTTGATCCGCGAGAAGGAGGCCCGGCTCCAGACCTTAAATGTGCGCCGCGGAGCCATTGAAGAATATGCCGAGCTTAAAGAGAGAGGGGATGCCCTGCGGGCTAAACTTACCGGGTTCGAGGAGGGTTTGAGCCGTTTTCAGCGGGAGTTCTTCCAGTGTGACCGGGAACTTCGGGAACGATTTTTCCAATATGTCGCTAAAGTCAATGCCCTGTTTATCGAATATTTCACTCGGGTCTTTGGGGGCGGTGAGGCGGGAGTGGTCTTAGCCGGTGATGGTTTGGAGATTACGATTAGGATCCCCGGTAAGCGAAGGCAGAGCCTGTCTCTCCTCTCCAGCGGGGAGAAAGCGTTGTGCGGACTCTGTCTTTTTCTGAGCCTTTTTCGTGCCGGTTCTTTTGTATTCTGTTTTTTTGACGAAGTCGATGCGAATCTCGATCATTTCAACAGCTCCAGGCTGGCGGAAGTTCTCCGGGAATACGCGGAGCAATGCCAGATTGTCATCGTCACCCATCAGGAGGAAATCATGGAGATTGCCGATCGAATCATCGGAGTTACGATGGCTGAACCGGGGGTATCCAGGGTGATACCGCTTGATAATCTCCGCCAGGTTGATCAACTGGAGACCAGTAAGCGATAGATGATGAAAACCAATAAAGGAGTCTATAGTCAGGATGAGTGAGAAAAAAAGTTTATTCAGCCGATGGCTCCGGGGCGTGGGGCAATTTAAGGAGAACATAAAAAGCCAGTTTGCCCGCGTTTGGTCACAGGAAAAAACCGGAGAAAAGGACTGGGAAGCGCTGGAGGAAATGCTCATACAGGCCGATATCGGTCCGGGTTTTTCCATGGAAATTGTCGAGGGGTTCCGGAAACTCAAAGAAACAGCAGGCCAGCAGGAGGATTGGCGGGACTGGCTATATAAGGTTCTTTTAGCCGAACTCAGAGACAATGTCAACACGCTCTTCCCTGTTGCTCAAAACAATGCTTTGAAAGCAATTCTCCTGGTTGGAATCAATGGAGTGGGAAAAACGACTGTAGCCGGAAAACTTGCGTACCGGGCTCGCGAAGAGGGAGAAACGGTGAGCCTGGTCGCGGGTGACACCTTTCGGGCGGCGGCCGTTGAGCAGTTGGAAGTGTGGGCCCAACGTTCCGGAAGTCATTTTTTCAGGGGTTCGCATGGTGCTGATCCGGGGGCGGTCATCTTCGACGGGATTGACGGCTCGCTGAAAAAAGGAGATACGTTGGTGATTATCGACACAGCCGGCCGGTCACATGTCAATAAAAATCTCCTCGGGGAACTTGAAAAAATAGGGAAGATCGTATGTCGGCAGATTCCCCGGCAAAACGTGAACACCCTCTTAGTCATCGATGCGATGGCTGGGCAAAACGCCTTTCTCCAGGCGGAAGCGATCGGTCGCGTGGTTCCCCTCGACGGAGTGGTGCTCACCAAATGGGACAGCCAGGCCCGGGGAGGGATTGTTTTTCGAATCCGCAAGGAACTGGGATTGGCCATCAAGTATGTTGGAGTGGGAGAAAATATTGATGACCTGATTTCATTTGACTCCGATCAATTCGTCAGGGCCCTGGTTTTCGAGGAAACGGTTTCTTGACAGAGTCAGTATTGAATATTATTATCTTTGATGTTCTCCATGTGTTTATGATCTGTCTGCGGCGGGTTGTTCCGGACAAGAGATGCGGGTTGATATCCCCGGTGTTCACCTTCTCCCTTGCCTCATTTTCCTGTTCCCTATTTACGGCATTCCGGAGAGACGGGGATCATCGGTGCAAGGAATCGAGGGATTGTTCCAATGTTTGACGCGTTAGTGGGAAAATTGGGCGGCCTTTTCAAAAAGCTTCGCAGTAAAGGCAAGCTCAGCGAACAGGACGTCGATGCTGTTCTGAAAGAACTCCGGATGGTCCTCTTGGAGTCCGATGTTCATTTTCGGGTGGTTAAAGATCTGGTCGCCCGGGTGAGAGAGCGGGCGGTGGGGAAAGAGGTTCTGGAAAGCGTCACCCCCGGGGAAATGGTAATCAAGGTACTCTGGGAAGAGATCCGAATTGTTTTGGGAGGAAGCTCCCGCAATCTGGATACGTCCGGGGCCTTTCCGGCGCTTTTTCTATTGGTCGGCCTGCAGGGTTCGGGAAAAACGACAACCTGTGGTAAGCTCGCTACACTTTTGAAAAAGAGGGGGATGGCGCCTCTCCTCACTTCCACCGATACCCGGCGTCCCGCGGCCAAAAACCAGCTTGGCGTGTTGGCTGGTGCGGTGGGGGTGGATTTCTTCGACGATGTTTCCGTGCGAACACCTCTTGCGATGGCCAATAAAGCACTGGTATACGCTCGAAGCAAGAGTCTTGATTGCGTGGTGGTCGATACGGCCGGCCGTCTGCATGTCGAAGAGGAACTCCTCGCGGAATTGAAGGAACTGGTTCAGGGAATTCATTTCCAGGAAACATTTCTGGTTCTCGATGCCACCACCGGTCAGGAAGCGGTGAAAGTTGCCCAGGCTTTTCAGCGTTGGGTGAACCCTACCGGACTGATCCTGACCAAGATCGATACCGACGCGCGAGGTGGAGCGGTCTTATCCATCGTTGCCCAGACCGGGTGGCCGGTGAAGCTGGTAGGTATGGGTGAAAAGATGGACCAGTTGGAAATATTTCACCCTGAACGTATGGCCAGCCGGATTATGGGGATGGGTGACACCCTGACGCTGATTGAAAAAATTGAACGGGCCATCGACGATGAGGAAAAGAAGAAAATCCGGTCAAAATTCGAAAAAAAGGAGTTGGACTTATCGGATTTTCTCGAAGAGTTGAAGAGAGTCAAGAACCTCGGTTCCATGGAAGAAATAATGGGCATGCTGCCCGGACACTTCAAGGTCAACATAGCCCGGGAAGATAGTGAAAAAAGTCTTAAAAGAGTCGAGGCGATTGTTCAATCGATGACTTTCAAAGAACGATCGGTTCCCGGAATCATAAACGCCAGCCGTAAAAAACGGATTGCCCTGGGAAGTGGAACCACGATACAGGACGTGAATAAGCTCTTGAAGCAATTCGACGATTTCAGGAAACTTTGGAAACAGATGCATAAAGGAGGTAAAGTACCGCGAACTTTCCAGAAACGAGGACTGTTCGGCTGGGGAATGTAACCGGTGGAAAAGTTCAAGAAACGAATTGAGAATGAAACTCAGGAAAGGAGAAGTCTTCGATGGCAGTCAAGTTGAGATTGACGAGAATTGGGAGGAAGCGCCTTCCCCACTATCGAATCGTAGCTGTTGATTCGCGCAATGCCCGGGATGGGAAGTCTCTCGAGATTCTGGGTACTTATTCACCGATATCTGAACAACCGGTGAAATCTCTGAAGCCGGAACGTATCCGTTACTGGCTGGATAACGGGGCCCAGGCTTCGGATAAAGTGCGTTCCATATTGAAACGGGCATTAGAGGGAGTATGACGTGAAAGATCTCGTGGAGTATATGGTCAAAGCCCTGGTGGATAACCCGGACAAGGTCAATGTTTCCGAGGTGGAAGAGGAACGGTCGGTTATCTATGAAGTCAGGGTTCTCCCGGAAGATATGGGAAAAGTGATCGGGAAACAGGGAAGGATCGCTCGCTCGATCAGGACAATTGTCAAAGCCGCCTGTATAAAAAGCAAAAAGAAAGCGGTTGTGGAAATTTTGGAATGAATTAGAATGGTTTTTTCCCGGAGAAATAAGCCTGATGGCAGGCCGTGGCCGGGAATCTTTCCGGTCCGGTATGAGGTACCGAAGCATTGAGAATCTTTGTAGGTCAGGTCCTCAGGTTTCATGGAACCCAAGGGTCAATCAAGGTCAGGCCGCTCACTGACCGACCGGATCGTTTTCAGATCGATGCCCATCTTCTTCTGGGCATACCGGGGTCTTCTTTTACACCGGTATGCGTGGAAAGCCTTGCGCCTTTAGGAAAGGATCTGATCGTTGCGTTTCACGGCCGTCCAATTCCCTTATGTGAGCCGCGCATATCGCGCTACTGGCTTGCCGTTGATGAGGAAGGCTCATCAACTGGAGAAGGGGATACCTTTTATCACTATCAACTCGTGAATCTGCGGGTACTTGACCGGGGCAAATATGTTGGGGTGGTCCGTGATATCGTGTTTCATGACCCGTATGATTTTCTGGTGATCGAGGGCGACGGTAAGGAGTATCTTATGCCTTTCATTGCCGTATATTGCCGGAAGGTCGATATCGAAAAGGGATCGCTTCTTGTCCATTGCCCGGACGGATTTTGGGAATGATCCTGCGTATTGACATAGTGACCCTGTTTCCCGAATATGTCGAAGGGTATCTGAACACCGCTCTTCTCAAGCGGGCACGCAAACAGGGCCTATTGAAGTATAAGGTACACAACCTCCGGGCTTTTACAACTGATCGATATCGTACGGTAGACGATTACCCTTTTGGCGGAGGGCCGGGAATGGTTCTCAAGCCGGAACCAATATACCGGGCGGTTCGTTACATTCACCATTGTACCGGGAATGCAGGCCGGGTTTTGATCATGAGCCCCCAGGGGCGGATCTTTACCCAGGAAATTGCACAGTGCCTGGCCGAAGCCAGCCATATGATCATGGTCTGTGGCCGGTATCAGGGGATCGATGAGCGGGTGATCGACCTGTGCCGGGCTGAAGAAATTTCAATCGGAAATTATGTACTCTCCGGAGGAGAACTCCCCGCGCTGGTGATTGCCGAAGCGGTGATCAGACTGGTTCCCGGAGTTTTAGGTGACGAGGATTCAAGGAAGATCGATTCCTTTCAGGCGGGAATTCTGGGCTTTCCACAGTATACCCGACCCAGAGACTATCAGGGTAAACTGGTTCCGGAGGTTCTGGTCTCCGGGCATCAGGCTAGGATTGACCAGTGGCGGAACGAGCAGGCCCTGATCAAAACACGAGTCTACCGCCCGGACCTGATTCAGGATACGATTGTCAAACACCCACTCGAATGATATAGTATAACACGGTTTTTTCCGGACCAGAACAAGAAAGCCGTCGCTTGGCGAGAGGATACCGGGAGGAGAGAATCATGGATAGGGACAGATTATTGAAAGTCGTGGAATCACCCCACTTGAAAGAGGTATCATTAGTTGAGCCCGGAGATACGGTCCGGGTTCATTTCAAGGTCGTCGAAGGAGAAAAGGAGCGTATACAGGTCTTCGAAGGAATAGTCATCGCGATCCAGGGCGCGGGAATCAACCGTTCTTTTGTGGTCCGTAAAATATCTTTCGGTATCGGAGTGGAGCGGATTTTTCCGCTTCATTCACCGCGCATCGACCGCATTGAAATTTCCAGAAGGGGGAAAGTGAGACGGGCGAAGCTTTATTACTTGAGAAATAAGAGTGTTCGGGACTCACGCATTGAAGAAAGACGCGAAAACTAAAAAAAAGAGCGCCTTGCGGGAATTGATTGAAACTATTGTTTGGGCATTGGCCATCGCCCTTCTGGTGAGGCATTTCCTTATCGAGGGTTTTTATATTCCCTCGGGGTCCATGCAGCCGACCTTACTCCCCGGAGAACGGGTTTTGGTGGCTAAACTCCCCTATCGTTTTTTAGAGCCACAACGGGGGGAAATCGTCGTTTTTCGCTATCCAATCGACTCACGGAAAAACCTGATCAAGCGTATTGCCGGTATGCCGAATGAACGAATCAGGATCGGGGGCGGCAGGGTGTATGCCGACGATGTACCGCTGGAAGGCGGGTTTTTTAACGAAACGTATTATTTCGATATCGGTTTTTACGGTCAGGGTGAACAACTTATTCCGGACCGATCATATTTCACATTGGGAGACAACAGCCAGAATAGCGACGACAGCCGGTTCTGGGGTTTTGTGCCCCGCGGGAAAATTATCGGCCGGGCGTTTCTAGTCTACTGGCCACCTCACCGAATAAGGATTTTACGTTAATCAGATGCTTGAAGATGAATTGTGGGCCAGAGGTATCCAACGGATTGCCGGAATCGACGAAGCCGGACGCGGAAGCTTGGCCGGCCCCCTTGTCGCTGCCTGTGTCGTGTTTGCCGGGAGAAGCGACTTAACCTTATACCGGGATTCGAAAAAACTTCAACCCAACAGCCGGGAAAGACTCTTTGACCGGATCATTCAAAAGGCTGAATCCGTGGGGATTGGCATGGCCGATGAGCGGTTGATCGATTTAGTCGGTATCCAGAGGGCGAATCGCCATGCTTTTCGGGAAGCGCTCGATCGGGCGTTTTCCCGTCCGGCCCCTGATTATTTACTGCTGGACTGGCTGGCATTACCGGGAATCCCGATTCCATCGATGGTTCTCAGCAAGGCGGAAAGTCGAAGCTTTACCGTTGCCGCCGCTTCGATCGTCGCCAAGGTGTGGCGGGATCGGATTATGAAAGAATGGTATCATGCATCTTTCCCTCAATATGGTTTTTCCGCGCACAAGGGATATGGAACACGACTTCACCGGGAAAGGATTTCCTGTTTCGGTCTGTCGGACGCTCATCGGAGGTCGTTTTGTGGGAAATACGAAAAGGACTCCTCATACGGGACGGAGCGGAGAAGCGGCGGCCCGGCGCTTTATCGAGAAACACTTGGGGATGAGAGTATTCGAAACTAACTTTCGTTCCCCCACTGGTGAGATCGATATTATCGCCTGGGAAGGAAAGACCGTCGTTTTTTTCGAAGTGAAATCCCGGGAACGACTTTCCGCCGGATTGCCGGAAGAATCGGTGACGCCACGGAAACAACAGAAAATTCGCAAAACCGCCTTGGCTTTTTTACTAAAAGAAGGCTTGAACCCTCATCATACTACCTGTCGTTTTGACGTCATCTCCATCATCTACCGCTCGGGCGATCCTCAGATTAACCATATCCCCAATGCGTTTTGAGTTTCCAGAGTGGATCATGGCTTCTGTTCATCAGTCTGTTGATCCCGACCGGCCAACCGTCGTGAAAGTACAGGACTGTTTCTCTTCATGAAAATCCCCACTGGATATTTCCTCAATATTGGGGAATAAAATAAGATTTTGCTGCAAAAACTCATTTCAGCAAGGCCCCGTTGCCATCAGCCCCGCCTCATCTTACATTTTCTCGCACGCATCAATGACCACCTCCTGTTGCAGTGATGCTGAAAAGGCCATCCCTGGCCTTTTTGCGGTGCGCCCGGCATGGGCGCACGAGGAGCTAATGTCAAATGTTGGGTATGACCCATCAGGCGGCGTCCACATTCCGGCGAACTCCCTCGACGAATATAACTCCTTCCACCACTTCTGCTAACCGGGGTACTCCATCCAGCTTCCTCCATCTCTTCCCGGCACTGAGGAAGAGTTGGTGGACCATGCTGAGCACGGTAACCCGGGACCCGCAGTTCTTGGTCTTGTTGGTTCTTGGTCTGACTGTAGCCAGGGTGGATTCCACGGGGTTGGTGGTTCTCAGGTGCTTCCAGTGTTCCGCCGGGAAGTCATAGAAGGTAAGGAGCACCTCCCGGTCTTTTTCCAGGCAGTCGGTGGCCTTGGGGTATTTGGCCGGGTACTTGTGGAGGAAGTGATCGAAGGTTTTCTCGGCATCTTCCCTGGTTTCGGCCATCCCGATCTGGGGGAGGTCAGCCTGGGCTTTCCCCTGCACACTCTTGGGGAGATAATTGAGCACATTGGCGGTCTTGTGCATCCAGCAGCGCCGGGGATGGGTTTCGCCCGAGGGCTTCCGGAAAATCGTTGGTGGAGATCCCCCTTCTGGTAGAGCCAGGGGATGGGCTCCTCCCCTCCCTTTCTTTGGTCCCGTACCCGGCACTTAAAAGGCAACATTGACTTAGACGAAGAGGCAGTTGAAAAAAATCGCGAAGCGGAGTTGGGCGAAGATTAAGATCATTGTTGATACCTCGATCTGGATTGAATATTTCAAAAACCAGCCTGAAACTGTAGCTATAATTGAAAAGGGACTTTTAGCCGGAACAGTATATATGGTTGGACCGGTTGTGGCGGGGCTTTTGCATAGGGTTAAGACCGAAAAAGAATTAAAGAAGTTAACCGATTGTCTAGATGCGGTTCCATTTATTGAAAACAACTTACAGGACTGGCGATTAGCCGGTATAATATCTTTTGTCCGATTTTACACAAACGGGCTAGCAGGGTGGAGAGTCGATGGCAAGCGAGGTTGCTGTGCGCCAGGGTCAAGTAGTAAGGGGTCCTCTCTTCAACGAGCCGATGCGCGTAGAGACAGTGTGCGCCGGCGACGATGGAGTTTGGACCCTTGGTCTCGTAGGCACCCGGACTGAGCGCTTTCGCCGGGTCACACTGACTGCCCGCGACCTTGCCGGGCTCACCATCCTTAATGCTGGTTTTAAGTTTGATGGAGATGCCCGGCTCCTCGGCCTGGGCTTGCAGGCTCATGCCCTCGGCATCGCTTATGAGTTCGATCCCTATTTTGGCCTCTCCATTTCCCGAGTCGATCCCTTGCCCCACCAGCTGGAAGCGGTCTACAACTACCTTTTGAAGCTGGCCCGCGTCCGCTTCCTGCTCGCGGACGACGCCGGCGCCGGCAAGACCATTATGGCCGGGCTGCTCATCCGTGAGTTGCAGCTGCGGGGTATGGCCGAAAGGATTTTAGTCGTCTGTCCGTCCAACCTTTCCTTCCAGTGGCAGCGTGAACTCAAAGAAAAGTTCGATGAGAAGTTCATGGTCCTCAAGGGAGGAGAAATCCGTGACCAGTTTGGGGTAAATCAGTGGCTGGAGCAGAAAAAGGTCATCACCTCCCTGGACCTGGCCAAACGCCACGACATCCTTCCCGGACTCAGGCAGGTCCACTGGGACCTGGTCATCGTGGATGAGGCCCACCGCATGTCCTGGACGCCCCCGGCGCGCAAGACTGCGCGGTACGCTCTTGGCGAACTCCTCCGGGACACCTCGGATCACCTCCTGTTGCTCACCGCCACCCCGCACAAGGGCGACCCGGCCAACTTTACGCTGTTTTTACAGTTACTGGACGCAGACACCTACGCGGATGTCCGCTCCATCCGGGAGGCCATGAATCAGCGCCGGGCACCGTTTTACCTGCGCCGTACCAAGGAGGCCATGGTCTATTTCCCGCAGCGCCGTCCCGATGGTACGTGGGTGGCCGAGAAGATTTTCACGAAGCGCATCCCGAACACCGTTGACTTCCAGATCGATGGATCGGAATTCGATCTCTACGGGGAGATCACCAGATTCGTGAAGCGCCAGAGCGCCAAGGCCGCCGCAGGGGGCGATGATCCCCGCGCCCGCGCGGTCGGCTTCCTGATGTCCCTCTACCAACGCAGGCTGGCCTCCAGCACCTACGCCATGCGTCACAGCCTGGATAACCGCGCCCGGAGGCTCGAGGAAGGCCTGAAGCGTGTCCAGGAACTCGCGCGGCTGGCCCCGCCCGACTTGCCGGACCCGGATGAGATCGAGGAGATGGAGGAGCACGAGCGCGAGCGCCTGGAAGAGATGCTCGAGGCCATCACGC contains:
- the rplS gene encoding 50S ribosomal protein L19: MDRDRLLKVVESPHLKEVSLVEPGDTVRVHFKVVEGEKERIQVFEGIVIAIQGAGINRSFVVRKISFGIGVERIFPLHSPRIDRIEISRRGKVRRAKLYYLRNKSVRDSRIEERREN
- a CDS encoding helicase-related protein; this encodes MASEVAVRQGQVVRGPLFNEPMRVETVCAGDDGVWTLGLVGTRTERFRRVTLTARDLAGLTILNAGFKFDGDARLLGLGLQAHALGIAYEFDPYFGLSISRVDPLPHQLEAVYNYLLKLARVRFLLADDAGAGKTIMAGLLIRELQLRGMAERILVVCPSNLSFQWQRELKEKFDEKFMVLKGGEIRDQFGVNQWLEQKKVITSLDLAKRHDILPGLRQVHWDLVIVDEAHRMSWTPPARKTARYALGELLRDTSDHLLLLTATPHKGDPANFTLFLQLLDADTYADVRSIREAMNQRRAPFYLRRTKEAMVYFPQRRPDGTWVAEKIFTKRIPNTVDFQIDGSEFDLYGEITRFVKRQSAKAAAGGDDPRARAVGFLMSLYQRRLASSTYAMRHSLDNRARRLEEGLKRVQELARLAPPDLPDPDEIEEMEEHERERLEEMLEAITLAGNAAQIREEIAELRQLAGQAQAVEGTGSEAKLSKLKDLLHQEGFFDHPDRRLLLFTEFRDTLDYLMGKLKGWGFRVGCIHGGMKPGSRDEPGSRLYSEQQFREGAIQVLVATEAAGEGINLQVCNILFNYDIPWNPNRLEQRMGRIHRYGQKKDCLIFNFVATNTIEGRVLQRLLEKLQEIRDALDDDAVFNVVGEILPAAHVERILRDYYAGKLGGADL
- the trmD gene encoding tRNA (guanosine(37)-N1)-methyltransferase TrmD — translated: MILRIDIVTLFPEYVEGYLNTALLKRARKQGLLKYKVHNLRAFTTDRYRTVDDYPFGGGPGMVLKPEPIYRAVRYIHHCTGNAGRVLIMSPQGRIFTQEIAQCLAEASHMIMVCGRYQGIDERVIDLCRAEEISIGNYVLSGGELPALVIAEAVIRLVPGVLGDEDSRKIDSFQAGILGFPQYTRPRDYQGKLVPEVLVSGHQARIDQWRNEQALIKTRVYRPDLIQDTIVKHPLE
- the ffh gene encoding signal recognition particle protein produces the protein MFDALVGKLGGLFKKLRSKGKLSEQDVDAVLKELRMVLLESDVHFRVVKDLVARVRERAVGKEVLESVTPGEMVIKVLWEEIRIVLGGSSRNLDTSGAFPALFLLVGLQGSGKTTTCGKLATLLKKRGMAPLLTSTDTRRPAAKNQLGVLAGAVGVDFFDDVSVRTPLAMANKALVYARSKSLDCVVVDTAGRLHVEEELLAELKELVQGIHFQETFLVLDATTGQEAVKVAQAFQRWVNPTGLILTKIDTDARGGAVLSIVAQTGWPVKLVGMGEKMDQLEIFHPERMASRIMGMGDTLTLIEKIERAIDDEEKKKIRSKFEKKELDLSDFLEELKRVKNLGSMEEIMGMLPGHFKVNIAREDSEKSLKRVEAIVQSMTFKERSVPGIINASRKKRIALGSGTTIQDVNKLLKQFDDFRKLWKQMHKGGKVPRTFQKRGLFGWGM
- a CDS encoding ribonuclease HII translates to MLEDELWARGIQRIAGIDEAGRGSLAGPLVAACVVFAGRSDLTLYRDSKKLQPNSRERLFDRIIQKAESVGIGMADERLIDLVGIQRANRHAFREALDRAFSRPAPDYLLLDWLALPGIPIPSMVLSKAESRSFTVAAASIVAKVWRDRIMKEWYHASFPQYGFSAHKGYGTRLHRERISCFGLSDAHRRSFCGKYEKDSSYGTERRSGGPALYRETLGDESIRN
- the lepB gene encoding signal peptidase I, with the translated sequence MKKDAKTKKKSALRELIETIVWALAIALLVRHFLIEGFYIPSGSMQPTLLPGERVLVAKLPYRFLEPQRGEIVVFRYPIDSRKNLIKRIAGMPNERIRIGGGRVYADDVPLEGGFFNETYYFDIGFYGQGEQLIPDRSYFTLGDNSQNSDDSRFWGFVPRGKIIGRAFLVYWPPHRIRILR
- the ftsY gene encoding signal recognition particle-docking protein FtsY, whose product is MSEKKSLFSRWLRGVGQFKENIKSQFARVWSQEKTGEKDWEALEEMLIQADIGPGFSMEIVEGFRKLKETAGQQEDWRDWLYKVLLAELRDNVNTLFPVAQNNALKAILLVGINGVGKTTVAGKLAYRAREEGETVSLVAGDTFRAAAVEQLEVWAQRSGSHFFRGSHGADPGAVIFDGIDGSLKKGDTLVIIDTAGRSHVNKNLLGELEKIGKIVCRQIPRQNVNTLLVIDAMAGQNAFLQAEAIGRVVPLDGVVLTKWDSQARGGIVFRIRKELGLAIKYVGVGENIDDLISFDSDQFVRALVFEETVS
- a CDS encoding YraN family protein — encoded protein: MGNTKRTPHTGRSGEAAARRFIEKHLGMRVFETNFRSPTGEIDIIAWEGKTVVFFEVKSRERLSAGLPEESVTPRKQQKIRKTALAFLLKEGLNPHHTTCRFDVISIIYRSGDPQINHIPNAF
- the rimM gene encoding ribosome maturation factor RimM (Essential for efficient processing of 16S rRNA), whose protein sequence is MRIFVGQVLRFHGTQGSIKVRPLTDRPDRFQIDAHLLLGIPGSSFTPVCVESLAPLGKDLIVAFHGRPIPLCEPRISRYWLAVDEEGSSTGEGDTFYHYQLVNLRVLDRGKYVGVVRDIVFHDPYDFLVIEGDGKEYLMPFIAVYCRKVDIEKGSLLVHCPDGFWE
- the rpsP gene encoding 30S ribosomal protein S16 → MAVKLRLTRIGRKRLPHYRIVAVDSRNARDGKSLEILGTYSPISEQPVKSLKPERIRYWLDNGAQASDKVRSILKRALEGV
- a CDS encoding KH domain-containing protein; the encoded protein is MKDLVEYMVKALVDNPDKVNVSEVEEERSVIYEVRVLPEDMGKVIGKQGRIARSIRTIVKAACIKSKKKAVVEILE